The following proteins are co-located in the Camelina sativa cultivar DH55 chromosome 12, Cs, whole genome shotgun sequence genome:
- the LOC104730283 gene encoding small nuclear ribonucleoprotein E, translated as MASTKVQRIMTQPINLIFRFLQSKARIQIWLFEQKDLRIEGRITGFDEYMNLVLDEAEEVSIKKKTRKPLGRILLKGDNITLMMNAGK; from the exons ATGGCGAGCACCAAAGTTCAGAGGATTATGACTCAACCTATT AATCTGATCTTCAGGTTTCTCCAAAGT AAAGCTCGGATTCAGATTTGGCTTTTTGAGCAGAAAGATTTGAGGATTGAGGGACGTATTACT GGTTTTGATGAGTACATGAATTTGGTGCTGGATGAAGCTGAAGAGGTAAGCATCAAGAAGAAGACCAGAAAACCACTTG GAAGGATTTTGCTTAAAGGAGACAACATAACTCTGATGATGAACGC GGGAAAGTGA
- the LOC104730284 gene encoding pathogenesis-related protein PR-1-like: MAPPKHISGVSVIITTLILLVTCCHCATYQQQFMGPQNAVRARLRLKPLKWDAKLARYAQWWANQRRRDCALIHSNGPYGENLFWGSGKSWSPAQAAYGWLSEARSYNYRSNSCKAEMCGHYTQIVWKNTQRIGCAHVICNGGGGVFLACNYDPPGNFLGRKPY; the protein is encoded by the coding sequence ATGGCTCCTCCAAAACACATTAGTGGTGTTTCGGTTATAATCACGACTCTCATACTTCTTGTAACATGTTGTCATTGCGCAACCTACCAACAACAGTTCATGGGTCCACAAAACGCAGTAAGAGCTCGTTTAAGGCTCAAACCGCTAAAATGGGACGCTAAATTGGCACGTTACGCGCAATGGTGGGCTAACCAGAGACGCCGTGACTGCGCCTTGATCCATTCCAATGGACCCTATGGTGAGAATCTCTTTTGGGGGTCAGGCAAGAGTTGGAGTCCAGCTCAAGCCGCCTATGGATGGTTGTCTGAAGCAAGGAGCTATAACTATAGATCTAACTCTTGCAAAGCCGAGATGTGTGGCCATTACACACAAATTGTATGGAAGAACACACAAAGGATTGGCTGCGCTCACGTGATCTGCAATGGCGGGGGAGGCGTGTTCTTGGCTTGCAATTACGATCCCCCGGGGAATTTTCTTGGTAGGAAGCCTTATTGA
- the LOC104717167 gene encoding FGGY carbohydrate kinase domain-containing protein (The sequence of the model RefSeq protein was modified relative to this genomic sequence to represent the inferred CDS: added 35 bases not found in genome assembly), which produces MTTAELNPLPSRSVFLGVDVGTGSARAGLFDENGKLLGSSSSPIQIWKDGDCVEQSSTDIWHAVCAAVKSACSLANVSELEVKGIGFAATCSLVAVDAEGSPVTVSWSGDSRRNIIVWMDHRAVQHAERINSFNSPVLQYCGGGVSPEMEPPKLLWVKENLKESWSMVYKWMDLSDWLSYRATGDDTRSLCTTVCKWTYLGHAHMHQMGEKASRDMEACGWDDEFWEEIGLGDLVDGHHAKIGRSVAFPGHPLGNGLTASAAKELGLLAGTPVGTSLIDAHAGGVGVMESKSDSDSLTKDSDVDTLCSRMVLVCGTSTCHMAVSREKLFIPGVWGPFWSAMVPEYWLTEGGQSATGALLDHIIENHVASPRLANRAASQKVSVFELLKNILKTMAEDTSSPFIAALTSDMHILPDFHGNRSPVADPNSKGVIFGMTLDTSEKQLALLYLATIQGIAYGTRHIVEHCNAHGHKIDTLLACGGLSKNPLFIQEHADIVGCPIILPRESESVLLGAAILGAVACKNYPSLHDAMKALNAAGQVVHPSSDPKIKKYHDAKYRIFRDLYEQQLSHRSTIAEALA; this is translated from the exons ATGACCACAGCTGAGCTAAATCCACTGCCGTCTCGTTCCGTTTTTCTCGGTGTCGACGTTGGCACTGGAAGCGCCCGTGCCG GTTTGTTCGATGAAAATGGTAAGCTTCTAGGCTCTTCTAGTAGCCCTATTCAGATTTGGAAGGATGGGGACTGTGTTGAG CAATCTTCAACAGATATTTGGCATGCGGTTTGTGCAGCTGTGAAATCTGCTTGCTCTCTTGCTAATGTCTCTGAACTGGAAGTCAAAGGAATTGGCTTTGCTGCTACTTGCTCTCTCG TGGCGGTAGATGCTGAGGGTTCCCCTGTTACTGTGTCTTGGAGTGGTGATTCAAGAAGGAACATTATTGTTTGGATGGACCATAGAGCTGTTCAGCA TGCAGTATTGTGGTGGCGGTGTTTCTCCTGAAATGGAGCCACCAAAG CTTCTATGGGTGAAAGAAAATCTTAAGGAGTCTTGGTCAATGGTTTATAAGTGGATGGACTTGAGTGATTGGCTATCTTACAG AGCTACTGGAGATGATACACGTAGTTTGTGCACAACAGTGTGCAAATGGACTTATCTTGGCCATGCACACATGCACCAGATGGGTGAGAAGGCTTCTCGTGATATGGAAGCGTGTGGATGGGATGATGAGTTCTGGGAAGAAATTGGTTTAGGCGATTTGGTAGATGGTCACCATGCTAAGATCG GACGAAGTGTAGCTTTTCCGGGACATCCACTGGGTAATGGTCTAACTGCATCCGCTGCTAAG GAACTGGGCCTGTTGGCTGGAACTCCTGTTGGGACTTCACTCATTGATGCTCATGCCGGTGGTGTTGGAGTAATGGAAAGTAAATCAGATTCGGACTCCTTGACCAAAG ATTCAGATGTGGATACTTTATGCTCTCGAATGGTCTTGGTATGTGGAACATCAACTTGCCATATGGCTGTTTCCCGTGAAAAGCTATTTATCCCTGGCGTGTGGGGGCCTTTTTGGTCAG CAATGGTTCCGGAGTATTGGCTTACAGAAGGAGGACAAAGTGCCACTGGAGCTTTACTTGATCACATCATCGAAAATCATGTTGCTTCTCCTCGTCTTGCCAATCGTGCTGCTTCCCAGA AAGTTTCTGTGTTTGAACTGCTGAAGAACATTTTGAAGACTATGGCTGAAGATACAAGTTCACCATTTATAGCTGCCCTTACCTCAGACATGCATATCCTTCCCGACTTTCACGGAAACAG ATCTCCTGTTGCTGACCCAAATTCGAAAGGAGTCATATTCGGAATGACTCTTGACACATCCGAGAAGCAGTTGGCTCTACTATACCTCGCCACAATACAGGGAATCGCATATGGTACACGTCATATTGTAGAGCATTGCAATGCGCATGGTCACAAA ATTGATACACTGCTTGCTTGTGGCGGCCTTTCAAAGAACCCATTGTTCATCCAAGAACATGCTGATATAGTTG GTTGTCCAATTATTCTTCCACGAGAAAGCGAGTCTGTTCTCTTAGGAGCAGCAATTCTTGGAGCAGTTGCTTGCAAGAACTATCCTAGTCTCCATGATGCCATGAAAGCTCTTAACGCAGCTGGACAA GTGGTCCATCCATCATCAGACCCTAAGATTAAGAAGTATCACGACGCCAAATACCGTATTTTCCGTGACCTCTACGAACAGCAATTGTCTCACCGTTCCACCATCGCCGAAGCTCTTGCATAG
- the LOC104733201 gene encoding uncharacterized protein LOC104733201: MSELESTTSVAKPDSKEASAAFMSPYYLHPVDSTGQVQTPILLNGVNYERWSKLMLNSLRTKRKLGFVNGTLKRPTNNPDEEEKWDMVNAMIIGWIYNSVEPKLRQSISLVDNANSMWASLQRRFFVSDDTRIHQLHSDIAACKQNGDEVEVYFSKLRIMWDDLADFEKGFTCCCTTANCESMVNYEKMREKLRVHQFLMGLDNSRFGTTRSNLLSRQTDLNLESVYSQVIQEERHINAMRTTEDRTPIVGFSATTSASSQQNHYVSSVSSAQASTSRFVKPTIVCSHCGKQGHEASSCFQLIGFPEWWEKDKSSGGRGGFGRGRGASNQGRGRGGRGSGFRASHTQLGDSFSSADTSSSGIPNFTTDQWATLEQFVKKQGTNTKPPGKTKKLLLFGKERRHDIIIDSGASHHMTGDLHLLTDVITIAPCPIALPNGQITWFCVIQDLGSKTLIGAGKERDGVYHYEGVVAVQAGHMGKLQTRDLWHHRMGHPSSRVLSVLGSIGGFLIV, from the exons ATGAGTGAACTTGAATCCACCACCTCTGTTGCTAAACCTGACTCAAAAGAAGCCTCTGCTGCATTTATGTCTCCGTACTATCTTCATCCAGTAGATAGTACAGGACAGGTGCAGACTCCAATTTTGTTGAATGGAGTGAATTACGAACGGTGGTCGAAGTTGATGTTGAATTCTCTTCGTACCAAGCGGAAACTGGGTTTCGTTAACGGAACTCTTAAACGGCCTACCAATAACCCcgacgaagaagagaagtggGATATGGTAAATGCTATGATCATTGGTTGGATCTACAACAGCGTCGAACCGAAGCTGCGACAATCAATCTCGTTGGTGGATAACGCCAACTCGATGTGGGCAAGCCTGCAACGACGATTCTTTGTCAGTGACGATACGAGAATTCATCAACTACACTCTGACATCGCGGCGTGCAAACAGAACGGTGACGAGGTGGAAGTGTATTTTAGCAAGCTCAGGATCATGTGGGATGATCTTGCGGATTTTGAGAAAGGTTTTACGTGTTGTTGTACAACTGCAAATTGTGAATCCATGGTGAATTATGAGAAGATGCGGGAGAAGTTACGAGTGCATCAGTTTCTCATGGGTCTTGACAATTCTCGTTTTGGGACAACGAGATCAAATCTGTTAAGTCGACAAACAGATTTGAACCTTGAGTCCGTGTACTCTCAGGTTATTCAAGAAGAACGACACATCAACGCCATGCGCACCACCGAAGATCGAACTCCGATTGTTGGTTTCTCGGCAACGACGTCAGCTTCTTCCCAACAGAACCACTatgtttcctctgtttcctctgctCAGGCATCAACGTCTCGATTTGTTAAGCCGACGATAGTGTGTTCTCACTGTGGTAAACAGGGACATGAAGCAAGTAGCTGTTTTCAGTTGATTGGTTTTCCTGAGTGGTGGGAAAAAGATAAATCCTCCGGTGGTCGTGGGGGTTTCGGTCGTGGCAGAGGAGCTTCAAACCAAGGGCGTGGTCGTGGAGGTCGTGGATCAGGCTTTCGTGCCTCACACACACAGCTTGGTGATTCATTTTCCTCAGCAGATACATCATCTTCCGGGATTCCAAACTTCACGACAGATCAATGGGCTACTCTGGAACAGTTTGTGAAGAAACAGGGTACCAATACCAAACCTCCGGgtaagacaaaaaaattacttCTTTTTGGCAAAGAACGTCGTCATGATATTATCATTGACTCGGGTGCTTCCCATCATATGACGGGGGATTTGCACTTACTTACCGATGTTATCACTATTGCTCCTTGCCCGATTGCTTTACCTAATGGACAGATCACTTGG TTTTGTGTGATACAAGACCTCGGTTCGAAGACTTTGATTGGAGCAGGGAAGGAGCGTGACGGGGTTTATCACTACGAGGGTGTTGTTGCAGTTCAAGCCGGACATATGGGCAAACTACAGACTCGGGATTTATGGCATCATCGTATGGGACATCCATCTTCTAGGGTGCTTTCAGTTTTAGGATCTATTGGTGGTTTTCTAATAGTGTAG
- the LOC104733202 gene encoding zinc finger MYM-type protein 1-like, translated as MQANMKRFFKPISGSTSNTNVDDLPWDPAERKEIMSYHPNERDEIRRRYLVRGPCQPYDHPFKKTKMSNAMRRFNPAWFEKYGTWLEYSVSTERAFCLCCYLFKDDVRKKGGNDAFVKEGFCTWNKPDRLDTHMGKSSNSSHCCAAEKCDNLMKQGQSIVHALFKQDDLVKKEYRIRLNASIDVSRYLLRQGLSFRGHDESEESANRGNFLQLVKYTGEQNDAISKVILNKAPKNNQMISPKIQKEIVNCFAEEVVKSIIEEIDYGVFGLLVDESADISHKEQMAVVFRFVDKSGAVKERFIGVVHVKETSSASLKSAIDNLFAKYGLSLKRLRGQGYDGASNMKGEFNGLRALVVRENNAAYYVHCFAHQLQLVVVAIAKKHFEEGISRGEINTGTRLNQEISLQRPGHTQWGSHQKTLEQLVELFSTIIEVLEYIQNEGVEDSKKRQAYGLLKYFHTFDCVFYMQLMLLILGLTENLSMALQRKDQDILNAMSLVESTKGELQKLRDNGWDSLMNKVSSFCEKHNAEMLVMEDVFVDPRKPRRKTNITNLHHYKVNCFYTILDLQLQEFNDRFTEVNTDLLICMASLSPLDSFCEFDKEKLVKLVKFYPDDFSYGETLCLEQHLDIYIDNVRRDERFKNLKSLGDLSCLMVKTQKHLAHPLVYRLLKLVLTLPVATASVERCFSAMKLVKTTTRNRIGDQFLSDCLVCYIEKELLDSVTNEKVIERFQMLNERRVVL; from the exons ATGCAAGCCAATATGAAACGATTTTTCAAACCAATTTCTGGTTCAACGTCCAACACCAATGTCGATGATTTGCCATGGGATCCTGCTGAGAGGAAAGAGATAATGAGTTATCATCCGAATGAAAGAGACGAGATAAGACGCAGATATCTTGTTAGAGGTCCATGTCAACCTTATGATCatccttttaaaaaaacaaagatgagtaATGCAATGAGGCGATTTAATCCAGCTTGGTTTGAGAAGTATGGTACTTGGCTAGAGTATAGTGTATCAACAGAGAgagctttttgtttgtgttgctaCTTATTTAAAGATGATGTACGAAAGAAAGGTGGGAATGATGCGTTTGTGAAAGAAGGGTTTTGTACTTGGAATAAGCCTGACAGGTTAGACACTCATATGGGTAAATCATCCAACAGTTCTCATTGTTGTGCTGCTGAAAAGTGTGATAACTTGATGAAGCAAGGTCAGTCTATTGTGCATGCCTTGTTTAAGCAAGacgatttggtgaagaaggagtATCGCATTCGTTTAAATGCTTCAATTGATGTTTCCAGATATTTGTTGCGACAAGGATTGTCTTTTCGTGGTCACGATGAGTCAGAAGAATCTGCCAATAGAGGAAATTTCTTGCAACTCGTGAAATACACAGGAGAACAAAATGATGCTATAAGTAAGGTTATTTTGAATAAGGCTCCAAAAAATAACCAGATGATTTCTCCAAAGATTCAGAAAGAGATCGTGAATTGTTTTGCAGAAGAAGTAGTGAAGTCAATTATTGAAGAAATTGATTATGGTGTGTTTGGTCTGTTAGTTGATGAGTCTGCAGATATATCTCACAAAGAACAAATGGCTGTTGTATTCCGATTTGTTGATAAGAGCGGAGCAGTGAAAGAAAGGTTTATTGGAGTTGTTCATGTAAAAGAAACGTCATCTGCATCTTTGAAGTCTGCTATTGATAATTTGTTTGCTAAATACGGGTTGAGCCTGAAAAGGCTGCGAgggcaaggctatgatggagcAAGCAACATGAAGGGGGAATTTAATGGCTTGAGAGCATTGGTTGTTAGAGAAAATAATGCTGCTTATTATGTTCATTGCTTTGCTCATCAACTCCAGTTGGTGGTGGTTGCTATCGCTAAAAAACACTTTGAG GAAGGAATTAGTAGAGGTGAGATTAACACTGGTACAAGATTGAATCAAGAAATTTCGCTTCAAAGACCTGGACATACTCAATGGGGTTCTCATCAGAAAACATTGGAACAATTAGTTGAGTTGTTTTCTACTATCATTGAGGTTCTTGAGTATATCCAAAATGAAGGCGTTGAAGACTCCAAAAAACGTCAAGCCTATGGTCTTCTCAAGTACTTTCACACTTTTGATTGTGTGTTCTACATGCAACTAATGCTACTTATTTTGGGATTAACTGAGAATTTGTCAATGGCTTTGCAAAGGAAAGATCAAGATATTTTGAATGCCATGTCATTGGTGGAATCTACTAAGGGAGAATTGCAAAAGCTTAGGGATAATGGATGGGATTCACTTATGAATAAAGTTTCATCTTTTTGCGAGAAACATAATGCTGAAATGCTTGTCATGGAAGACGTCTTTGTTGATCCAAGGAAACCAAGAAGGAAAACCAATATAACCAACTTGCATCATTATAAGGTTAACTGCTTCTACACTATTCTAGACTTACAGCTTCAGGAGTTCAATGATCGTTTTACGGAGGTAAACACTGATCTACTTATATGTATGGCTTCTTTAAGTCCTCTTGATTCATTTTGCGAGTTTGACAAGGAAAAGTTGGTGAAGTTGGTTAAGTTTTATCCAGATGACTTTAGTTATGGGGAGACTTTGTGTCTTGAGCAGCATCTTGATATCTACATTGACAATGTACGCAGAGATGAAAgatttaaaaacttgaaaagtcTTGGAGATCTTTCTTGTTTAATGGTAAAAACCCAAAAGCATCTTGCACATCCTTTGGTTTACAGGCTTTTGAAGTTGGTCTTAACTTTACCAGTTGCAACAGCAAGTGTTGAGAGATGTTTTTCGGCAATGAAATTGGTGAAGACGACTACACGCAATAGAATTGGAGACCAGTTTCTAagtgattgtcttgtttgctATATTGAAAAAGAGTTACTTGATTCTGTCACAAATGAAAAAGTGATAGAAAGGTTTCAGATGTTGAATGAGCGTAGGGTAGTTTTATAA
- the LOC104757606 gene encoding uncharacterized protein LOC104757606 codes for MHDPIKFDEGIRQVLRFDHELSFSFRHFFFFFSRKWRQGEKASDLCSGSYCRLLCLVPAIESPSRPISSSPRLLVSSCPPILVVSSLSSVPRSQEISSVSPSLRTRRLLCLLCLVGLINKAQLAKLPKNLLAKASLTKATGQALAQLPQVISSLDAHIESGLHSGVHLNTVTQLFENMESTQLRALRQSNISPVTDDK; via the exons ATGCACGACCCAATCAAATTCGACGAGGGAATAAGACAAGTTCTCCGGTTTGATCATGAGCTTTCTTTCTCAT ttcgacatttctttttcttcttctctcgcaAATGGCGACAAGGCGAAAAGGCGAGCGATTTGTGTTCCGGATCTTACTGTCGTCTCCTCTGTCTAGTTCCGGCCATTGAATCACCCAGTCGACCGATCTCCTCGTCTCCTCGTCTCCTTGTTTCGTCGTGTCCACCGATTCTCGTCGTatcctctctctcctctgtcCCCCGAAGTCAAGAGATCTCCTCTGTGTCGCCAAGCTTAAGAACTCGTCGTCTTctctgtctcctctgtctcgtcGGGTTAATAAACAAG GCGCAGTTGGCAAAGCTCCCGAAGAATCTTTTGGCGAAAGCTTCTCTGACTAAGGCCACTGGACAA GCGTTGGCGCAGCTTCCTCAAGTGATTTCATCTCTGGACGCTCATATAGAAAGTGGATTGCACAG CGGTGTTCATTTGAACACAGTAACTCAGTTATTTGAAAACATGGAAAGCACACAGCTTCGTGCTCTTCGACAATCTAATATTTCCCCTGTG ACAGATGACAAGTAG